A genomic segment from Nicotiana tabacum cultivar K326 chromosome 9, ASM71507v2, whole genome shotgun sequence encodes:
- the LOC142164013 gene encoding uncharacterized protein LOC142164013, protein MILEKRKVNIACIQETRWVGSRAKDADEYKLWYFGVLKGKNGVSILVYRDLRESVVEVRRVNDRLTTIKLVVGECILNVVNAYAPQTGLDGEVKRSFWEGLDEIVRNIPPAESLFIGGERGEFNEHIGSSTGSCSESFSKREEHLVTFQSTVLKTQIDYILLMRCDRGLSKDFKVIPDETLAAQHRFLVKDVDIMIRRKKRYVRGHPRIRWGALTKDKAQDLEGRLSAMGSWRSSGDASSMWLTTTDCIRKAARKDEEDVGRVEVEYGGSVVQELR, encoded by the exons ATGATACTCGAGAAGAGGAAGGTAAATATAGCGTGtatccaggagactaggtgggtaggaTCTAGGGCGAAGGATGCGGATGAGTATAAGCTGTGGTACTTTGGAGTCCTGAAGGGCAAGAATGGAGTGAGTATTTTGGTATATAGGGATCTTAGAGAGTCTGTGGTGGAGGTTAGGCGTGTGAATGATAGATTAAcaactattaagttggtggttggtGAGTGTATCCTAAATGTCGTTAACGCTTATGCGCCGCAAACAGGCTTGGATGGTGAGGTTAAAAGGagcttttgggaggggttggatgagattgtgcGTAATATTCCGCCTGCCGAGAGCTTATTTATAGGAGGGGAAAGAGGGGAATTTAATGAGCATATTGGGTCGTCTACGGGTAGCTGTAGTGAG AGTTTTTCGAAgagggaggagcatttggttactttccaAAGCACGGTGttgaagactcagattgactatatCCTTCTCATGAGATGTGATAGAGGGTTGTCCAAGGATTTCAAGGTTATCCCGGATGAGACCCTCGCGGCGCAACATAGGTTCTTGGTGAAAGACGTCGATATtatgataaggaggaagaagaggtatgTACGAGGACATCCGAGGATCAGGTGGGGtgccttgactaaggataaagctcaaGATCTTGAAGGGAGGTTATCGGCTATGGGATCCTGGAGGAGTAGTGGAGACGCGAGCAGTATGTGGTTGACGACGACGGACTGTATAAGGAAGGCGGCAAGAAAG gaCGAAGAGGATGTTGGACGAGTGGAGGTAGAGTACGGTGGTTCCGTTGTACAAGAACTaaggtga